GTTAaagtttccaactatatatgtCAGTACGTTACAaatgtgcagcagcagttttGAATATGTTTCCCATGTTACCATGTATAGTAGTTGTAGGGAAACCATATTGCACATAGTATTAGTTGCTTGCAATTGAAAGAGTTCATGTATCGAGTATCAAGCAACTCTTTTGTCCATCACATGagtttttcaaaacaaatatgACAAAACTGTCCTTTCTCTAAAGTAGTTGATGCTGTAGTACATGATCAGACAAGTGAATTCAgatgagcttcttcttctggaaGAACCCTTGCAAATGCCATAGCTGCAGAAATGAGACCACGATGCAGACGCCCAGTGACAAGATGCTGAACCAGGCAACCCTGGCATTTGTTTTCTCGCTCACTACCCGCATCTCTGCTTCCCTGCATACATATATCGAGATCACGCATTACGCCATGCATTGCCCATTCCCGATACTCGTTAATAATAGTACAAGTTAGTAACAAGCTAGAAATTTGGCTATCCTGATGCAGTACAAATCAGTAACACCACCTAAGATATGTAAAATAGCAGTCCGATCCATATCCCAAGATAGATGAGACCAATTAGGTTCTGTTCCAAAATGCCATAGCTTTCAGGATCACTTACTTATATAATGGTTCTTTGGAAGCATCCATTTTTTTACATATATAACAGCAGCATCTAACTGGAAATAGTACAGATTCCCCTACCTAATAGACTAAGTGCAGCATAGCACAACAACCATGATCTAGCTATTAAAATATAAGGATAGATAACTTACCTTGATTTGAGATATAATAAATTATGATGAATGGATTCCACTGCAGCTTCAAGTTTCCTGAGCTCTAATTCTACACCCTGAACACAGAAATGACAGAttaaaaataagaagaaacaaaaacaatccAGTACTTTGAAGTGCAGTGTATAAGTAATCGATGGCCACACCTCAATTTTCTCCTTCTTAGCAACAGAATCCCAATCCTTCGCCGCAATCCCTATCTTCCAGTCAAGATTTAGAGATACCCCTTCTCCTTTCTCTGCACTGTCTAGCCAGAAGCAAGCAAGGTAGTTTCCAGCTTCTGAAGTTGTGAATGCAAATCGGCTCATTGTGGCATTTTCATTCTGATGTACAGTGTTGCCATATGGTGAGGTGACCTAAACAAACCATAAGCATGCATGTTATAAACGAGTAACTGAGCAGGAAAAATCAGATCTGCATCACTCATCATTGCTAAGATATCTTTGATAAGACCACCTGGCTGATGGACATGATGTTATGATGTGCTCATTATCACTAATTATACACGCAAACATTAGCAAACAGAGTTACCACATTCATACACATACTGACTGACCGATGGACATGATGTGCAAGACACATATGTCCGTAGCAGGAGTAAAACATTATTCTTGAAAAGAGCAAACTTAATTTGCAAAGAAATCAAATGATACTTCGTGGGAGGGAAGGCAGCAGTTACTTGTATTGATGTATATATGCTTCCTTCGCAAACTTGAGTTAAAAGAACCGATTGCTCTTTTGGCACATGGATAGCTtacatcccccccccccccccccccccccccaaaaaaaatagCACCTACCCGTGGCCGTGTGTTGCTATGGACTACAAATATATAGTACATATTTAAAGAGAATGTTGTACTATCATCTTATCTTTGGATCATATAATCCGCATTTGTTCTCATCTCATTGATTTGAGCCAATTCAACAAGTGATCCAGTATGAAGTTGTGGcggatcaccgccaccaatcGAGTCTTTTATAGGAGCAAAGATAAAGAGCGTATGAATGGTGTTGTGGACATGCGGCTAATCCAAGTTATTGCTGCTTTTTAGTTATGAACTACAATGCACATGTATCATCAGAATATGAACTCTAGAGTTAACCTTATCTATAAAAAGGACGGTGTGGGGAGTGGGATTGTGTGTTATCTCCAATTGTTCACTCACCTGCCCATACGCAAACATGATAACATCTTGCTAGAGTTGCTAGAGTCACCTATGAGTTCTCATCAGCCCATTCACAAAATTATCAGAATAACAATCCAATTCTTCAGCTATTTTACCTCAATATGGTATCCCGATTATTTTTTGTTAGTCTCAGCACAATACACATTGACAGGTGCCCAAAGAAAGGCGGAGTCCTGGAGGTCACTTTATTTAGGATCTTGGTATCATGCATAAAAAATCTCAATTTAAAGCATGTTATCCTGATCTGAAGCAATGAACAAGTGGTAGTTTGAGTCAACTCGCATCATGTGCACTAACTCTACCTCATTGGTTTTACCCTGAGCTGTTTCCTCACAAACAGAGCAACTAGAGTGAATGAACAGATTCATCACGAACTACCAGATAAACAGCGTTTACCCATACGATAATTGGCATTAACACAAACACTGAGCACCTAAATTAAGTACTTGACAAACATAAAATCGAGGACATTCGATTTCTGAAAGATTTAAACTTAAACTATATCTGCTCTTTCTTCTAAATTTGTTCCCAACTCTAAATATACCCATCTTAATTCGTCCAAATTGTGttaaaaaagaccgtccaaaTTGCCACAGCTGGACTAATTTTGACTAAAAAGTACTAATCAACAGGTAGTCAAACTTACCTTGATCAAGACCCACACCGGGATCTCAACACGCCTCCGATGGCCCAGATCAAAATCAAAACACTAGAACCAGAAAAAGCAAAGACGAGGGGAGGGGATTGCGCCGCGCTTACCTTGACTGCGACGGTGGGGTGCACGGTGCCGCGGGCATCGTACATGAGGGCGTAGTCGGCGAGCACCACCACGTTGGGCTGGATCTCCTCGGAAACGCACTTGGTCCCCGTCAGCGGCATGTCGAGCCACACCGCCTCCGCGCCCAGCAGCATCGTTGCAAGGAGCGCCGCCAACACCAGCGTCAGcgaggtggccgccgccatcttcgcCGATCTGCGCGCCTCTATACGGTCTGTCTGTACCCTACTTTCTCCGGTCACCGGGAGTCCTCAGGAGCTTTGGACCAGCGCAGGAAAGGAGTAATGGCGTGCCTGGAGAGAGGGTCGTTTTGGAATTATGTACTTTCCGGTTGGGTGCACGCGAAGGAAATCTCGCTATGCGGCGTGCCGAGGAAAAGTGGGCCAATGCCCACGGGCTGGCTTTCGTGGCTAGTCTTGGACTCTCGGCCCGTTTGGACCCTCGTAACATGGACTGGGATTGTTGGTAGGACTAGTCTCCAACTAAAAGGCGGGCCGTGAACTACGCTCCGCCGAAAATCTCGCTTTATAAGGACAAGCCAAGTTTTATGCAGTACGATCCTTTTTGCATTTTACCTAAGGCCTTATAAACagctgggccggcccaatttCTCGTCCAGTCGCTTTCGCTGGATTACACCTGACCTCTTTACGAAAGATCGAGGGGCAGACCGCCTGATCCTtccgctaaaaaaaagaagaagaacgcgCATGCAAAAGCACTTATAGCTAGTAGCTAGATGGTGAATTCATGCGTGTGCAGGCACGAAACACGCAAGCTTTAATTTGTCGGGCAAATGTGCATGTCATGTGTACATGCCAAAAACGACGGCCGATGGCGATAGATGGATGGATCCCTACCGCTTACGTAGTCATGCATGTTTGATCTATATCTCTGAGGTCTCCTCTCAAGATATGGAAGTATATACACGCACGTGAGCTCGATCGATCTTTATGCCGTGCCGTGGGTTAATAAACCATAGTATGCTGATGTGGATCGCATGCGATGTCATGCATGTCGCAAAATTTGCAAAGCTAAAGAGTACAGTActtcattaattaagaaagGTCAATCTCGTGTACTCTTTAGCAGTTTAGCTTTGCAAATTTCGTGTATTCTTTTGGAGTAAGTACCAAAAGCTTCCTTAATTTCCCACCCCATCTTTTCCCCGAATATACAGCATTGCTCTGTACGCACCAACTACGTACCTAGCTAGAGTCCAAGAGCAAGTTCACTTCGTGCTAAGTAAAGGCTAGTACTTTTGAAGGCTTTCTAGCAAGGTGATGGATGGATTAATTCGAGGCCGGGATTAGACGAGGACGCCAATTCGCCCAAGATGTTTGACTCGGCGTCAGCCGGCACTAAGTTAAAAGACGTGAATTATTCGTGCCGGAAAGGGGCAGCAaattaaaagaagaaaaactaaaagcAGACGGATCTTGACGTTTGTAGAGAAAACAGGTTCAAAGTGACGGCACCTCTGCATGCTGCATTGCTGCTGGATGCCGCGGGGAACAGAGCGCACCAATCAAAGCTAGTGTGGCTAGCATGCATGTACACCACTCACACCAGTATACATCATTCGACATTGCAAAGGGTAAAATCTCGTACTTAGTGGTGTGGTAGATCGAATTAAGCGGATTACACGCGAGACTGATGCTCAAGTGAGTGACGAAgcaaaataataaaaacaGTTAAATTCACCAAACTCCACGTACGGTGGCGCAGCGAAGCAGCAGCACTATTACATGGTACAGGTTTATCCAGTTTGCAACTTGCATTACATGTAAGTAAGAATCTAAATAAAAATCATGACGCGCGTACGTACCCCCTGAAACTCTAATTAAGACGTACTACGTGCGTGCAGTACGTATCCACGTGCATGCAGTAATTCTTGCGTTGATTGAGCTTGATTAATTAGTAGCAGACACCCttcagcgccggcgccggagtcTCGGCGTCGTGGGCGACCTGGCCGCCGCAGACATGCCTGCTGCCGTTGCCAGCAGCGCCATGGTTGGCGCCGTTGCCGTTGGCGACCGTAGTCAGCGGCAGCGCCAGCTTCTGGGCGGCCGGCTTCTCGTTGTCCAGGTCCACGTCGTTGCTCTTGCCCCAGATGAGGGAGTAGAGGCCCACCACTATGATCGCCGCGCCAATCACACTGTGATCGACACCACATCAAAACGAGAGATCGAATAATTAGTTATTCTGGCCTTCAGTCCAAGACAGCTTAATTAATGAGGAGTTGGTCAGTGAGTTTAATCACACACCTTCCTCGGGTGGTCTCTTCTTTGAGAAGGGTGGAGCCCAGCACGGCGGTGATGATCATGCAGAGGGGCTGGAACGCCGTCACAAACACCGGCCCGCGCGTCTTCGTCACCAGCCCCTGCACGTAGTACGCCACGCCGGAGCACACCACGCCCTGCACATATATGCAAAGTACACAATCGATCAATTTTAACGCAATCTGTCATCCAATTTCATGAGAATTGATGCATGGGCGCCgggggggcgggggcgagGCGCTTACGGAGTAGATGACGGTGAAGAGGCGGGTGTCGAAGCCGATCTTCCAGGCGGACATGTCCCGGCGCTCGGCGACGAGCGCCACGGAGCCGCTCATGGTGGTGCCGACGACGCAGATGAGGGAGGTGAGGGAGAGCTGGGCCGGGTAGCTGCGGAGCGTGTTGGACTGGAGCACGAAGAAGCCGGCCCAGGCGACGCAGCTGCCGATCACCGTGATGGTGCCCTTGAGCCACGTGCCGCTGCtctgggcggcggccgcggccgccgcggaggcgTCGCCGTGGTGCAGGCCACGGGGAGACCACGGGAACCGCACGACGGGGCCGTGGTACATGATCATCAGCACGGCCCCCGTCACGGTGCAGATCGTGCCCATCACCTTCGCCTGGCTGTGCCGGCTCCGGAGCCTCAGCTTCTCCATCCTGCGCGCATAATTCGACGAGCATGGTTAATTAACCTGACTGGAATAATTGATTAGTTGAATGTGAATATGTCGGCGGTGTAATTTGGATCCATGGATCACGGACGGACGTACCTGAGAATGATGGCCATGAGGAAGGTGACGGCGGGGAGGATGTTGACCAGCGCGGAGGAGAAGCTGGCGGAGGTCAACTTGGTGCCCAGGTAGTACAGGTTCTGGTCAAGCACAGGCCTGgaatgttttttgtttttgttttttgggaaTGCACGTTAGTATACTCATTGACTAGTCAGAAATTACTAATTTCTGAATAACCGACTGGGCATGTGGCACGTACTCGAGGAACGCAAGGCCGCAGACCTTGATGAAAATGGGCACCGTCATTTTGGGCCTCGCTCCCCTGCAATTTTGTTGCGATCAGCAATTAGTACTAGTGACTAACCATAAAAAATTCAAGGAGAATTTATCAAATTAAcagttcttaaaaaaaatgttggaaTGCATATATTCATATCGTGCAAAGGCACTTGGGCCGGAGTGCAGCGTGATCAAATCAGATGCTCTGCCCCGCCTCTACATAGTTAAGTGCGCTTACACGCAAAAAGCACATGAAAAATAGATGTTCCCCGAGTGCATGTGTGTCAGTTCGATCGATCAACAACGGATCCCAGACGATGTCacacaaaagaagaaaggaaaaaaagagaggatgaAATCAATATATATACCCGTTGTTCAGAAATTAAGGGAGACATGCATAGGATTGCGGATATGACGATATGGTTGTGCGGTGCTGGTATTGTGTTTTGCACCAGAATTAACGGTGTTGAttacgagagagagagagagagagagagtaatGAAGAATCAAGCTTACTGGTACCTCTCGAAGTAGAGTGCGAAGGGCGTCATGAGGATGGTGGCGACGAGGTTGCGGTAGGTGACGAGCACGAAGTGGCTCATGCCGCGCTTCATGGAGGCCACGGAGACGATGTACATCCCGGCGTACCCGAACTGCAGGAACACCATCATCACGTACGGCTTCACGTCCTCCACCACTCTCTTCCCCAGAAATCccatggcctccgccgccgctcgctcactcactcactcactgcCCGGTCTCCAACAACCAACTAGCTCGACGGTACGGCagtggccggccggctgggCTGGAGAGAGCGCAAAGGTCTACTACTGGATGTGCATATATGCGTacgcggcgacgacgacgaagtgAGAGCTCGCGGAGCGGCCAATTTATAACCCTTTGGGCGCGTGTGTGGGAAGCGGCGAGCGCGC
This is a stretch of genomic DNA from Brachypodium distachyon strain Bd21 chromosome 1, Brachypodium_distachyon_v3.0, whole genome shotgun sequence. It encodes these proteins:
- the LOC100829152 gene encoding WAT1-related protein At1g44800, producing the protein MGFLGKRVVEDVKPYVMMVFLQFGYAGMYIVSVASMKRGMSHFVLVTYRNLVATILMTPFALYFERGARPKMTVPIFIKVCGLAFLEPVLDQNLYYLGTKLTSASFSSALVNILPAVTFLMAIILRMEKLRLRSRHSQAKVMGTICTVTGAVLMIMYHGPVVRFPWSPRGLHHGDASAAAAAAAQSSGTWLKGTITVIGSCVAWAGFFVLQSNTLRSYPAQLSLTSLICVVGTTMSGSVALVAERRDMSAWKIGFDTRLFTVIYSGVVCSGVAYYVQGLVTKTRGPVFVTAFQPLCMIITAVLGSTLLKEETTRGSVIGAAIIVVGLYSLIWGKSNDVDLDNEKPAAQKLALPLTTVANGNGANHGAAGNGSRHVCGGQVAHDAETPAPALKGVCY
- the LOC100827138 gene encoding transmembrane emp24 domain-containing protein p24delta3 gives rise to the protein MAAATSLTLVLAALLATMLLGAEAVWLDMPLTGTKCVSEEIQPNVVVLADYALMYDARGTVHPTVAVKVTSPYGNTVHQNENATMSRFAFTTSEAGNYLACFWLDSAEKGEGVSLNLDWKIGIAAKDWDSVAKKEKIEGVELELRKLEAAVESIHHNLLYLKSREAEMRVVSEKTNARVAWFSILSLGVCIVVSFLQLWHLQGFFQKKKLI